The Andrena cerasifolii isolate SP2316 chromosome 14, iyAndCera1_principal, whole genome shotgun sequence genome contains a region encoding:
- the Unc50 gene encoding unc50 RNA binding protein, producing the protein MKYSTSPPVSRCNSPGPSELGSNLPMPVTYRQDCMGAATKCYKYLRKLLKFEQMDFEFALWQMIFLFISPQKVYRNFQSRKQTKSQFARDDPAFMVLLMCCLCISSVGFTIVLGLGFLQFLKLLLYMIFIDYLAVGLIVATIFWFVTNRYLRVDRTQDVEWGYAFDIHLNAFFPPLVILRIVQLSLYNGLINYDTFSSRFVGNTIWLIAAIYYIYITFLGYTSIEILHKTHVILSTLPITLLIYIMTLCAGINISHLVMEFYHHRVV; encoded by the exons ATGAAGTATTCCACGTCACCACCAGTGAGCAGGTGCAATTCACCTGGGCCAAGCGAATTGGGCTCGAACTTACCAATGCCAGTAACATACAG GCAAGACTGTATGGGCGCTGCAACGAAATGCTACAAATACCTGAGGAAACTATTAAAGTTCGAGCAAATGGATTTCGAGTTCGCCTTGTGGCAGATGATCTTCTTATTTATATCGCCCCAAAAAGTCTATAGAAATTTTCAAAGTAGAAAGC AAACAAAATCGCAGTTCGCGAGAGACGATCCTGCATTTATGGTGCTACTGATGTGTTGCCTTTGTATATCTTCTGTTGGCTTCACTATAGTCCTGGGATTAGGATTCCTCCAATTTCTAAAGCTACTGCTTTATATGATATTTATCGACTATCTCGCGGTCGGTCTAATAGTAGCTACAATATTCTG GTTTGTGACGAATCGTTACTTAAGAGTCGACAGAACTCAGGATGTAGAATGGGGCTATGCATTCGACATCCACTTGAACGCATTCTTCCCACCATTAGTCATACTTCGTATCGTACAACTTTCTTTATACAACG GTCTTATAAATTATGATACATTCTCATCCCGATTCGTTGGAAATACAATCTGGTTAATAGCCGCCATCTATTATATTTATATCACATTTTTGGGTTACACGA GTATCGAGATACTTCATAAGACGCATGTAATACTATCAACATTGCCAATTACGTTACTGATATACATTATGACATTGTGCGCAGGTATTAATATCAGTCATTTAGTCATGGAATTTTATCATCATCGAGTTGTTTAA